From the Thermococcus guaymasensis DSM 11113 genome, one window contains:
- a CDS encoding MATE family efflux transporter yields the protein MASEKIQKMRDQILNGPIEKTLLVLAGPLIVNNLVQVVYNITDTFWLGKLGREALSAPGTVWPIIGTLMALGMGFATAGFAFVGQYIGAEKYEKANRSAGALYSLMLLFSTATAVISLAVLPYALHFMKVTPNVYPYAKAYAQVVFAGVPLSFAFMAFSALMRASGDTKTPVKISMLTVGMNIVLDPIFIFFLGLGVEGAAIATLLSNGVGAIIGARILTSGKASLHLTRETLKPDFEFYSRIFHVGLPSAVGQSANSFGFVVLTRVIYGYGDVVYAAYTITTRLVNFITSIARGVSMAMGTMIAQNVGAENYDRAKKIAERAMVINFLIASSAIIIVGLFRVPIFRVFLDDPAVIAQSEYVLKYFLISVPFFNGIFVVVTRTFSSAGHTKKSMILSMLRLWGLRIPLSYVFGYVPAIMLSLTVLGHEVSIRIPLAELFGMSSKGVFFGMGMSNFLAALVAFLWFMRGSWMKRIIEEK from the coding sequence ATGGCTAGTGAGAAGATTCAAAAGATGAGGGATCAGATACTGAACGGCCCGATAGAGAAGACTCTCCTCGTCTTGGCAGGCCCGTTGATAGTTAACAACCTGGTTCAGGTAGTCTACAACATAACTGACACATTCTGGCTCGGAAAGCTTGGAAGGGAGGCGCTCTCGGCCCCCGGAACCGTCTGGCCGATAATAGGAACCCTTATGGCACTTGGCATGGGGTTTGCAACTGCTGGCTTTGCCTTCGTTGGGCAGTATATAGGTGCTGAGAAGTATGAAAAGGCCAACCGTTCCGCAGGAGCGCTCTACTCACTTATGCTCCTCTTTTCCACGGCAACGGCCGTGATCAGCCTTGCAGTACTCCCATACGCGCTCCACTTCATGAAGGTAACCCCGAACGTATATCCCTATGCAAAGGCCTACGCTCAGGTTGTCTTCGCCGGTGTTCCGCTTTCCTTTGCCTTCATGGCATTCTCGGCACTTATGAGGGCTTCCGGCGACACTAAAACACCGGTAAAGATCAGCATGCTGACGGTGGGGATGAATATAGTCCTCGATCCGATTTTCATATTCTTTTTAGGTCTGGGCGTTGAGGGAGCTGCGATTGCCACTCTTCTCTCAAACGGTGTTGGGGCCATAATCGGCGCAAGGATCCTAACGAGCGGGAAAGCCAGTCTACATCTCACGCGCGAGACTCTTAAACCGGACTTCGAGTTCTACAGCAGGATATTCCACGTTGGCCTCCCTTCGGCAGTAGGACAGTCCGCGAACAGCTTCGGGTTCGTCGTCCTCACGAGGGTCATTTACGGCTACGGTGACGTGGTTTACGCTGCCTACACCATAACCACCCGCCTCGTCAACTTCATAACGAGCATAGCGAGGGGCGTTAGCATGGCCATGGGCACGATGATAGCCCAGAACGTTGGGGCGGAGAATTACGATAGGGCCAAGAAAATAGCGGAGAGGGCCATGGTGATCAACTTCCTTATAGCCTCCTCAGCGATAATTATCGTAGGGCTCTTCAGGGTTCCTATTTTTAGGGTCTTTCTGGATGATCCCGCGGTCATAGCCCAGAGCGAGTACGTGCTCAAATACTTCCTTATCTCCGTGCCCTTCTTCAATGGGATATTTGTCGTCGTGACGAGAACTTTCAGCTCCGCTGGCCACACCAAGAAGAGCATGATCCTCAGCATGTTGCGCCTTTGGGGTCTGAGGATACCGTTGAGCTACGTCTTCGGCTACGTTCCGGCGATAATGCTCTCCTTGACGGTGCTCGGCCACGAGGTCAGCATAAGGATTCCGCTGGCGGAGCTCTTTGGAATGAGTAGCAAAGGCGTGTTCTTTGGTATGGGCATGAGCAACTTTCTTGCGGCTCTGGTTGCATTTCTCTGGTTTATGCGCGGGAGCTGGATGAAAAGGATAATAGAGGAAAAATAG